Proteins from a genomic interval of Bradyrhizobium sp. CCBAU 53340:
- a CDS encoding cysteine rich repeat-containing protein — protein sequence MFNTLKYASARHALLAAALFATATSAFAQAPTEAQKSAIRSACRSDFMAHCASVTPGGVEAYQCLQSHMSSLSAGCQTAVRAVEPAAAPKTEAAPAKSEPAKSEPAKPEPAKTEAAPAAEPAAKPAASAAPKAAAAKPGSAQVAAVKSACRADYPKVCASVPPGGAPALECLEKNKAKLSAACEKAVTAAAGGGGAPATAAPASGAAPAAGAAPAVAPAVIVLRPLRPREELFIVRSACGADIRSLCAGIAPGGGRIVQCIASNAASLSTACKDVLAPFAAR from the coding sequence ATGTTCAACACATTGAAATATGCATCCGCGCGTCACGCATTGCTCGCCGCCGCACTCTTCGCAACTGCAACAAGCGCATTCGCGCAAGCGCCGACCGAGGCGCAGAAGAGCGCCATCCGCTCCGCATGCCGTTCGGATTTCATGGCGCACTGCGCGAGCGTGACGCCCGGCGGGGTGGAGGCGTATCAATGTTTGCAGAGCCACATGTCGAGCCTGTCGGCGGGATGCCAGACGGCGGTTCGCGCGGTCGAGCCTGCTGCGGCGCCAAAGACCGAAGCGGCCCCAGCCAAATCTGAACCGGCCAAATCCGAACCTGCCAAGCCCGAACCCGCAAAGACCGAAGCAGCGCCCGCGGCCGAGCCCGCAGCGAAGCCGGCCGCCAGCGCCGCTCCGAAAGCCGCCGCGGCAAAACCGGGCAGTGCGCAGGTTGCAGCGGTCAAGAGCGCGTGCCGCGCCGATTATCCCAAGGTCTGCGCCAGCGTGCCGCCCGGCGGCGCGCCCGCGCTCGAATGCCTGGAGAAGAACAAGGCCAAGCTGTCGGCGGCTTGCGAGAAGGCGGTGACCGCTGCGGCCGGTGGCGGCGGCGCACCGGCGACTGCCGCGCCAGCTTCTGGTGCCGCACCGGCTGCTGGGGCCGCTCCGGCGGTTGCACCCGCCGTGATCGTTCTGCGCCCGCTGCGACCGCGCGAAGAGCTGTTCATCGTGCGCTCCGCCTGCGGCGCCGATATCCGCTCACTCTGCGCCGGTATCGCGCCCGGCGGCGGTCGCATCGTGCAGTGCATTGCCAGCAATGCGGCTTCGCTGTCGACCGCCTGCAAGGACGTTCTTGCGCCGTTCGCGGCGCGGTAG
- a CDS encoding ferredoxin--NADP reductase: MSAFYREKVLSVQHWTDTLFSFRATRDSGFRFQNGQFAMIGLEVDGRPLLRAYSMASANHEEELEFFSIKVQDGPLTSRLQKIKEGDTILVGRKATGTLITDNLIPGKRLLLLSTGTGLAPFASLIKDPEVYEQFESIVLVHGCRQVSELAYGEKLVANLREDELFGELLADKLIYYPTVTREPFRNRGRITDLINSEQIFNDIGQSPLDIETDRIMMCGSPAMLEELKVMFEGRDFIEGSGNKPGHFVIEKAFVER; this comes from the coding sequence ATGAGCGCGTTTTACCGAGAGAAGGTCCTGTCCGTCCAGCACTGGACCGACACGTTGTTCAGCTTCCGCGCCACGCGCGATTCAGGCTTCCGCTTCCAGAACGGCCAGTTCGCCATGATCGGCCTCGAGGTCGATGGCCGTCCACTCCTGCGCGCCTACAGCATGGCCAGCGCCAATCACGAGGAAGAGCTCGAATTCTTCTCGATCAAGGTGCAGGACGGTCCGCTGACCTCTCGCCTGCAGAAGATCAAGGAAGGCGACACCATCCTGGTCGGTCGCAAGGCGACCGGCACGCTGATCACCGACAACCTCATCCCCGGCAAGCGGCTGCTCCTGCTCTCGACCGGCACCGGCCTTGCGCCGTTCGCCAGCCTGATCAAGGACCCCGAGGTCTACGAGCAGTTCGAGAGCATCGTTTTGGTGCACGGCTGCCGCCAGGTCTCCGAGCTCGCCTATGGCGAGAAGCTGGTCGCGAATTTGCGCGAGGACGAGCTGTTCGGTGAGCTGCTCGCGGACAAGCTGATCTATTATCCGACCGTGACCCGCGAGCCGTTCCGCAATCGCGGCCGCATCACCGACCTGATCAACTCCGAACAGATCTTCAACGACATCGGACAGTCGCCCCTCGACATCGAGACCGACCGCATCATGATGTGCGGCAGCCCGGCGATGCTCGAAGAGCTGAAGGTGATGTTCGAGGGTCGCGATTTCATTGAGGGCTCCGGCAACAAGCCCGGCCATTTCGTGATCGAGAAGGCGTTCGTCGAGCGCTAA
- a CDS encoding RimK family alpha-L-glutamate ligase, giving the protein MPPRERIFVTAIRHYCARHGIRLEVRAGGWLIVMRRGEISRFAFGYDIGLNSAIAHRLANDKSATSEVLEMAGVPCIAHHLFLNPKLGRNVVDAAWREAMLGLLRDNPQGVVVKPNEGTSGRSVSKVTTEAELDHAVDEVFSMSTGLVISPYVAIEEEVRVVLLDDAPFVVYSKQRGHDWRHNLDAGAKPVLLEDGENRTACVKLAIDAARAIGIRFASIDVMRVDGTWRVLEINSGVMMEALAKLHPELVQATYDAALDRVFGDASASTNPSPSP; this is encoded by the coding sequence ATGCCCCCTCGTGAACGGATCTTCGTAACGGCGATACGGCACTATTGTGCACGTCATGGCATCCGGCTGGAGGTGCGCGCCGGCGGCTGGCTGATCGTGATGCGCCGTGGCGAGATCAGCCGCTTCGCCTTCGGCTACGACATCGGGCTGAACAGCGCGATCGCGCACCGGCTCGCCAACGACAAGTCGGCGACCTCCGAGGTGCTGGAGATGGCGGGCGTGCCCTGTATTGCCCATCACCTCTTCCTCAACCCTAAGCTGGGCCGGAATGTCGTCGATGCCGCCTGGCGGGAGGCCATGCTGGGCCTGCTGCGCGACAATCCGCAAGGCGTGGTGGTGAAGCCGAATGAAGGGACGTCGGGGCGCTCGGTGTCCAAGGTGACGACCGAGGCGGAGCTCGACCACGCGGTGGACGAGGTCTTCTCGATGAGCACCGGGCTGGTGATCTCGCCCTATGTCGCGATCGAGGAAGAGGTCCGCGTGGTGCTGCTCGATGATGCGCCCTTCGTCGTCTACAGCAAGCAGCGTGGCCACGATTGGCGACATAATCTGGATGCCGGCGCCAAGCCGGTGTTGCTGGAGGATGGCGAGAATCGAACGGCTTGCGTGAAGCTCGCCATCGATGCCGCGCGTGCCATCGGCATCCGCTTTGCCTCGATCGACGTGATGCGCGTGGATGGCACTTGGCGCGTGCTGGAAATCAATTCCGGCGTGATGATGGAGGCGCTGGCAAAACTGCATCCGGAGCTGGTGCAGGCGACCTATGACGCGGCGCTGGATCGGGTGTTTGGGGATGCCTCCGCGAGCACCAATCCATCACCGTCACCCTGA
- a CDS encoding PilZ domain-containing protein, translated as MDEERRNKARHRVLKAGTIEFGGGAIDCTVRNFSDTGAALDVTSPVGIPEHFTLNIKAEGVHLPCTVVWRKEKRIGVRFG; from the coding sequence ATGGACGAAGAACGGCGTAACAAGGCCAGGCATCGCGTATTGAAGGCTGGAACCATCGAGTTCGGCGGCGGCGCGATCGACTGCACTGTCCGCAATTTCTCCGACACCGGCGCCGCCCTCGACGTCACCAGCCCGGTCGGCATTCCCGAGCATTTCACCCTGAACATCAAGGCGGAGGGTGTGCACCTGCCCTGCACCGTGGTGTGGCGCAAGGAGAAGCGGATCGGGGTGCGGTTCGGGTGA
- a CDS encoding NADP-dependent oxidoreductase, with amino-acid sequence MITNINRQILLVEKPSGKLGPEHFKMVESAVPEPKDGEALLRVRYISLDAANRAWMHGATYRSAVEANSVMAGGAIAEVVSSKAEGLAPGDIVFGDTGWQELAAVPAKHLTKMPKLEPMTHLLSVFGIAGLTAYFGLLEVGKPREGETVVVSAAAGSVGSIVGQIAKIKGCRVIGIAGGADKCNWLTSELGFDAAVDYKDGAVFKALRAAAPKGIDVYFDNVGGDILEACLPQMNNYGRIACCGAISQYDGTPSAHGPRGVPGLIVVKRLVMQGFIVMDYMKESQRALADLQAWVKSGKLKVQEDIIDGLQNTPKALIGLLAGENRGKRMIRL; translated from the coding sequence ATGATCACCAACATCAATCGCCAAATTCTTCTGGTGGAAAAACCCAGCGGCAAGCTTGGTCCCGAGCATTTCAAGATGGTGGAGAGCGCCGTGCCGGAACCTAAGGACGGCGAGGCCTTGCTGCGCGTGCGCTACATCTCGCTCGACGCCGCCAACCGCGCCTGGATGCATGGCGCGACCTATCGTTCGGCGGTCGAGGCCAACAGCGTGATGGCCGGCGGCGCCATCGCCGAGGTCGTGAGCTCGAAGGCCGAGGGGCTTGCGCCCGGCGACATCGTGTTCGGTGACACCGGCTGGCAGGAGCTTGCAGCAGTGCCGGCAAAGCATTTGACCAAAATGCCGAAGCTGGAGCCGATGACGCATCTGCTCAGCGTGTTCGGCATCGCCGGCCTCACCGCCTATTTCGGCCTGCTCGAGGTCGGCAAGCCGAGGGAAGGCGAGACGGTTGTGGTCTCAGCGGCTGCGGGCTCGGTCGGCTCGATCGTCGGACAGATCGCCAAGATCAAGGGATGCCGCGTCATCGGTATCGCCGGCGGCGCCGACAAATGCAACTGGCTGACCTCCGAACTCGGCTTCGATGCCGCCGTCGACTACAAGGACGGCGCGGTGTTCAAGGCGCTGCGCGCGGCCGCGCCAAAGGGCATCGACGTCTATTTCGACAATGTCGGCGGCGATATTCTGGAAGCCTGCCTGCCGCAGATGAACAATTACGGCCGCATCGCCTGCTGCGGCGCGATCTCGCAATATGACGGGACGCCGTCGGCGCACGGCCCGCGCGGCGTGCCCGGCCTGATCGTGGTGAAGCGGCTCGTCATGCAGGGCTTCATCGTGATGGACTACATGAAGGAGAGCCAGCGCGCGCTCGCCGACCTCCAGGCCTGGGTCAAATCCGGCAAGCTGAAGGTGCAGGAAGACATCATCGACGGATTGCAGAACACGCCGAAGGCGCTGATCGGATTGCTCGCCGGCGAGAACCGCGGCAAGCGGATGATCAGGCTGTGA
- a CDS encoding dicarboxylate/amino acid:cation symporter, with translation MSNRFTQYILAAMVLGIIMGSAIYNFLPDTRAEWASAINLIAMMFLRLIKMIIAPLVFATLVGGIAHMGSGAKLGRIFAKTMGWFISASFVSLLLGLIMVNLLQPGANFPGTLPAAGQSTGLPVSAFSIEKFLTHLIPTSIADAMAQNEILQIVIFAVFFSVAMGAMPERSKPILALIDDVSHIMLKVTSYVMLFAPLAVWAAITATVAKNGLLVLWKLIVFMGGFYLSLFILWGILVIVGFIAIGPRYSHLLRLIREPLMIAFSTASSEAAYPKTLEGLNRFGASSRISSFVLPLGYSFNLDGTMMYCTFASIFIAQSYHIDMPLGTQLALLATLMITSKGVAGVPRASLVVIASTLAQFNIPEAGLLMIMGIDTFLDMGRSATNVIGNTLATSVVAKWEGELGPEHAMGPGDVVPGDMVPGEVPAMAGH, from the coding sequence ATGTCGAACAGGTTTACGCAATACATTCTGGCGGCGATGGTGCTGGGCATCATCATGGGCTCGGCGATCTATAATTTCCTGCCCGATACCCGCGCCGAGTGGGCTTCCGCCATCAACCTGATCGCCATGATGTTCCTGCGCCTGATCAAGATGATCATCGCGCCGCTGGTGTTCGCGACCCTGGTCGGCGGCATCGCGCATATGGGCTCGGGCGCCAAGCTCGGCCGCATCTTCGCCAAGACCATGGGCTGGTTCATCAGCGCCTCCTTCGTCTCGCTGCTGCTTGGCCTGATCATGGTCAATCTGCTGCAGCCCGGCGCGAATTTCCCGGGCACTCTGCCTGCAGCGGGGCAATCGACCGGCCTGCCGGTCTCGGCCTTCTCGATCGAGAAATTCCTGACCCATCTGATCCCGACCTCGATCGCGGACGCGATGGCGCAGAACGAGATCCTGCAGATCGTGATCTTCGCCGTGTTCTTCTCGGTGGCGATGGGGGCGATGCCCGAGCGCTCCAAGCCGATCCTGGCGCTGATCGACGACGTCAGCCACATCATGCTGAAGGTGACGAGCTATGTGATGCTGTTCGCGCCGCTCGCGGTGTGGGCCGCGATCACCGCGACTGTTGCCAAGAACGGTCTCCTGGTGCTCTGGAAGCTGATCGTGTTCATGGGCGGCTTCTATCTCTCGCTATTCATCCTCTGGGGCATCCTGGTGATCGTCGGCTTCATCGCGATCGGTCCGCGTTACAGCCATCTGTTGCGGTTGATCCGTGAGCCGCTGATGATCGCATTCTCCACCGCGAGCTCGGAAGCGGCTTACCCGAAGACGCTGGAAGGCCTCAACCGCTTCGGCGCTTCGTCGCGAATCTCGAGCTTCGTGCTGCCGCTCGGCTATTCCTTCAACCTCGACGGCACGATGATGTACTGCACCTTCGCCAGTATTTTCATCGCGCAGAGCTACCACATCGACATGCCGCTCGGCACCCAGCTCGCGCTGCTCGCGACCTTGATGATCACCTCGAAGGGCGTCGCCGGCGTGCCGCGCGCCTCCCTCGTCGTGATCGCCTCGACGCTGGCGCAGTTCAACATCCCCGAGGCGGGTCTGTTGATGATCATGGGCATCGACACCTTCCTTGACATGGGTCGTAGCGCCACCAACGTGATCGGCAACACGCTGGCGACCTCGGTCGTGGCGAAGTGGGAAGGCGAGCTTGGCCCCGAGCATGCGATGGGACCGGGCGACGTCGTGCCTGGCGACATGGTGCCGGGCGAGGTGCCTGCGATGGCCGGCCATTGA
- a CDS encoding amino acid ABC transporter substrate-binding protein, with protein sequence MRPLTAISSGLLLAACLLATDAFAQTGGSEGLSPTLSAIKNSHTVRLGYRESSPPFSFLDQANRPIGYSLELCEAIVEEIGVEVDDPNLKIDYVKVTSDDRIDAVLQNKIDLECGSTTANSERGKRVAFSPLMFVAGTKLMVPKASSVQSLTDLKGKTIVVTKGTTNEQAIQAADKKLSLGLTIAVGADHDQSYQMLVDGKADAFATDDILLSGLIVRHKAQDKFRVTGDYLSYDPYGIMFRKGEPQLSAVVDRAFRKLGSNHDLVPLYNKWFMARMPTGERMNVPISLQLEEAFKAMDDSASANN encoded by the coding sequence ATGCGCCCTTTGACGGCGATTTCGAGCGGCCTGTTGCTGGCAGCGTGCCTGCTGGCAACGGACGCTTTCGCCCAGACCGGCGGCAGCGAAGGGCTCAGCCCGACGCTGTCAGCCATCAAGAACTCGCACACGGTGCGGCTCGGCTACCGCGAGAGCTCGCCGCCCTTCTCCTTCCTTGACCAGGCGAACAGGCCGATCGGCTACAGCCTCGAACTCTGCGAGGCGATCGTCGAGGAGATCGGCGTCGAAGTCGATGATCCCAATCTGAAGATCGACTACGTCAAGGTCACCTCGGACGACCGCATCGACGCGGTGCTCCAGAACAAGATCGATCTCGAATGCGGTTCGACCACGGCCAATTCCGAGCGCGGTAAGCGCGTCGCGTTCTCGCCGCTGATGTTCGTGGCCGGCACCAAGCTGATGGTGCCGAAGGCCTCCAGCGTGCAGTCGCTGACCGATTTGAAGGGCAAGACCATCGTGGTGACGAAGGGCACCACCAACGAGCAGGCCATCCAGGCGGCCGACAAGAAGCTTTCGCTGGGCCTGACCATCGCCGTCGGCGCTGACCACGATCAGTCGTACCAGATGCTGGTCGACGGCAAGGCCGACGCCTTCGCGACCGACGACATTCTGCTCTCGGGCCTGATCGTGCGCCACAAGGCGCAGGACAAGTTCCGCGTCACCGGCGACTACCTGTCCTACGATCCCTACGGCATCATGTTCCGCAAGGGCGAGCCGCAATTGTCGGCCGTGGTCGACCGCGCCTTCCGCAAGCTCGGCTCCAACCACGATCTCGTGCCGCTCTACAACAAATGGTTCATGGCGCGGATGCCGACCGGCGAACGGATGAACGTGCCGATCTCGCTGCAACTGGAAGAAGCCTTCAAGGCGATGGACGATTCCGCCAGCGCGAATAATTAG
- a CDS encoding FMN-binding glutamate synthase family protein has translation MADNNKTQESPKRLPLAEEGIAEILLLPFSPRFIVLTMCAVVTALLVGIGIADRKIFDILLVPICIFGALTLLGVRDLMQKSHAVLRNYPIAAHIRFLLEEIRPEMRQYFFESEKDGMPFSRDTRAVVYQRAKMQLDKRPFGTQEDVYREGYEWMHHSVSPKAHAAEKFRVTVGGPDCAKPYSASVFNISAMSFGALSPNAVRALNAGAKKGGFAHDTGEGGFSPYHKEMGGDIIWEIGSGYFGCRHLDGSFDPEAFARVASQDQIKMVELKISQGAKPGHGGVLPAAKVSEEISKIRGVAMGEDCISPASHRAFSTPTGMMQFIAEMRKLSGGKPAGFKLCIGHPWEFLAICKAMLQTGIYPDFIVVDGNEGGTGAAPLEFMDHLGMPMREGVNFVHNALIGINARDRIKIGASGKIATAFDMARAMAIGADYCNSARGFMFSLGCIQSLSCHTDRCPTGVATQDPTRARALYVPLKIDRVHNYHHATLHSLTELIAAAGLEHPQELRPIHFSQRTSTTKVQSFAQLYPALRPGELLEGTEDPRFRDAWRMARAETFQPAL, from the coding sequence GTGGCCGACAACAACAAGACGCAGGAATCACCCAAGCGCCTGCCGCTGGCGGAAGAGGGGATCGCCGAAATCCTGCTGCTGCCGTTCTCGCCGCGCTTCATCGTGCTGACGATGTGCGCGGTCGTCACGGCGCTGCTGGTCGGCATCGGCATCGCCGATCGCAAGATCTTCGACATCCTGCTGGTCCCGATCTGCATCTTCGGCGCCCTGACGCTGCTCGGCGTCCGCGACCTCATGCAGAAGAGTCACGCGGTGTTGCGCAACTACCCGATTGCGGCGCATATCCGCTTCCTGCTCGAAGAGATCCGCCCGGAGATGCGGCAGTATTTCTTCGAGAGCGAGAAGGACGGCATGCCGTTCTCCCGCGATACCCGCGCGGTGGTCTATCAGCGCGCCAAGATGCAGCTCGACAAGCGTCCGTTCGGCACCCAGGAGGACGTCTATCGCGAAGGTTACGAGTGGATGCATCACTCGGTGTCGCCGAAGGCGCATGCCGCGGAGAAGTTTCGCGTCACCGTCGGCGGGCCGGATTGTGCAAAACCCTATTCGGCCTCGGTGTTCAACATCTCGGCGATGAGTTTTGGCGCGCTCAGTCCGAACGCAGTGCGGGCGCTCAACGCCGGCGCCAAGAAGGGCGGCTTTGCCCACGACACGGGCGAGGGCGGCTTCAGCCCCTATCACAAGGAGATGGGCGGCGACATCATCTGGGAGATCGGCTCGGGTTATTTCGGCTGCCGCCATCTCGACGGCTCCTTCGATCCGGAGGCGTTCGCGCGCGTTGCGAGCCAGGATCAGATCAAGATGGTCGAGCTCAAGATCAGCCAGGGTGCCAAGCCCGGCCATGGCGGCGTGCTGCCGGCGGCGAAGGTCTCCGAGGAGATCTCGAAAATCCGCGGCGTGGCGATGGGCGAGGACTGCATCTCGCCGGCCTCGCACCGGGCCTTCTCGACGCCAACAGGCATGATGCAGTTCATCGCCGAGATGCGAAAGCTGTCCGGCGGCAAGCCCGCCGGCTTCAAGCTCTGCATCGGCCATCCCTGGGAGTTTCTGGCGATCTGCAAGGCGATGCTTCAGACCGGCATCTATCCTGACTTCATCGTCGTGGACGGCAACGAGGGCGGCACCGGTGCCGCGCCGCTGGAGTTCATGGACCATCTGGGCATGCCGATGCGCGAAGGCGTCAATTTCGTCCACAACGCGCTGATCGGCATCAACGCGCGCGATCGCATCAAGATCGGCGCGTCAGGCAAGATCGCCACCGCCTTCGACATGGCGCGCGCCATGGCGATCGGCGCCGACTATTGCAATTCGGCGCGCGGCTTCATGTTCTCGCTTGGCTGTATCCAGTCGTTGAGCTGTCACACCGACCGCTGCCCGACCGGGGTCGCGACCCAGGACCCGACGCGGGCGCGCGCGCTCTACGTGCCGCTCAAGATCGATCGCGTGCACAATTATCACCATGCGACGCTGCACTCGCTGACCGAGCTGATCGCCGCGGCAGGCCTGGAGCACCCGCAGGAGCTGCGCCCGATCCACTTCAGCCAGCGGACGTCGACGACCAAGGTGCAGTCCTTCGCGCAGCTCTACCCGGCGCTGCGCCCGGGCGAGCTGCTCGAAGGCACCGAGGATCCGCGGTTCCGAGACGCCTGGCGGATGGCGCGCGCGGAGACGTTCCAGCCGGCGCTGTAG